The following are encoded together in the Streptomyces sp. NBC_00341 genome:
- a CDS encoding nitrate- and nitrite sensing domain-containing protein → MSLRTALLVLAIVPGVALAALWAVTSGQTLLDFQTQAAQGQLAQKAGQPSNIVYYNLQEERRLSAEALARRGGATDALSKQRKLTDEAITSFQTLSDIDTGDAPGEVRDAVAQARQAITQLPAQRTLVDEGDGDQQKAVYRYYTDLITVDLQLFTALSHVDNGKITTLSQPLVDLFWGKEMISRTDALLARGWPDGKLSTADLQEVREAVSAQPFQYSSKVAPYLPADEKAMWDEIAAGPAWKTKTQVETQVLRPADPDSAGFVSLGAREKTWRGAMDDLTPQLKKLMEHRTAMVVENGKDSVISLLIRVVLTTVVGLLAVIAVIWITWRLTRNLRRRIGGLQERAEELEKTLPDVVDRLSKGERIDVEAEARAITPDSGSGKSDELTQLGNALNLARTSAVQAAVRQADQHRGFERLLQRIARRTQQLIGQQLKKLDELERKHEDPEVLDGLFDLDHLTARLRRYEENLVILAGGSPHRRWRKPVPLLDVMRSAQGEVQDYQRVVLDLDGAPWLTERAVGPVSHVLAELIENALSFSRPPSPVEVRAARVSRGLAIEVEDRGLGMDEQQLADANELMSRPPRMDVLAHSDDIRLGLYVIARLADQHGLRVEFRPSAFGGTRVVVLVPDALTVTEPRTGPVGVPSPEAAQPPAPPMPAATGDAEALPSRGRGQALAGVTALHASGAPFDAAAPYSVAAEPFPGGDGQQPLPTPGAPAEGTAGAPADDPFGGSFNGSSDGREHPYPPYTAPLPTPDPAPVPGTSPYGSAGPVSPYGGSQQDPYDRAEQPYMKAEGQYPVTHQPYPTPEEPYMTPQQPYPGQYPAGTTGDRGGFPVPGPRLPEPAAGHPGRLPVAEPDHPAPPSSATAPGGGPGRPALPAAPAAEPPLPRRVRQASLADELRLDPAAGPAAPTPRSRDENPLRRPAPRRAGAAIGAFQRRSRAARATDEPPTDPGPPAHLPTREERS, encoded by the coding sequence ATGTCGCTGCGGACAGCCCTGCTCGTACTGGCCATCGTCCCCGGTGTCGCACTGGCCGCCCTCTGGGCCGTCACCAGTGGTCAGACTCTGCTCGACTTCCAGACCCAGGCAGCCCAGGGGCAGTTGGCCCAGAAGGCCGGCCAGCCGTCCAACATCGTGTACTACAACCTGCAGGAGGAGCGTCGGCTGAGTGCCGAGGCGCTGGCCCGCAGGGGAGGAGCCACCGACGCGCTGAGCAAGCAGCGCAAGCTGACCGACGAAGCGATCACCAGCTTCCAGACCCTCTCCGACATCGACACCGGTGACGCACCCGGCGAGGTGCGCGACGCGGTCGCGCAGGCCCGCCAGGCGATCACCCAACTCCCCGCCCAGCGGACCCTCGTCGACGAGGGCGACGGAGACCAGCAGAAGGCCGTGTACCGCTACTACACGGATCTGATCACGGTCGATCTGCAGCTGTTCACCGCGCTCAGCCATGTGGACAACGGCAAGATCACCACGCTCTCGCAGCCACTGGTCGACCTGTTCTGGGGCAAGGAGATGATCTCCCGGACGGACGCCCTGCTGGCCCGTGGCTGGCCCGACGGCAAACTGAGCACGGCAGACCTCCAGGAGGTCCGTGAAGCCGTCTCCGCCCAGCCGTTCCAGTACTCCTCCAAGGTCGCCCCCTACCTTCCGGCGGACGAGAAGGCGATGTGGGACGAGATCGCCGCCGGCCCCGCCTGGAAGACCAAGACCCAGGTGGAGACGCAGGTGCTGCGCCCCGCCGATCCGGACAGTGCCGGATTCGTCAGCCTCGGCGCCCGGGAGAAGACCTGGCGCGGCGCGATGGACGATCTGACTCCCCAGCTGAAGAAGCTGATGGAGCACCGCACCGCGATGGTGGTGGAGAACGGCAAGGACAGCGTCATCTCGCTGCTGATCAGGGTCGTCCTGACCACCGTGGTCGGTCTCCTCGCGGTCATCGCGGTCATCTGGATCACCTGGCGCCTCACGCGTAACCTGCGCCGCCGCATCGGCGGGCTCCAGGAGCGCGCCGAGGAGCTGGAGAAGACGCTCCCCGATGTGGTCGACCGTCTCTCCAAGGGAGAGCGCATCGATGTCGAGGCCGAGGCCCGTGCCATCACGCCGGACAGCGGGAGCGGCAAGTCCGACGAGCTGACGCAGCTGGGCAACGCGCTCAACCTGGCCCGCACCAGCGCCGTGCAGGCGGCCGTCAGACAGGCCGACCAGCACCGCGGCTTCGAGCGGCTGCTGCAGCGCATCGCGCGCCGCACCCAGCAGTTGATCGGCCAGCAGCTGAAGAAGCTGGACGAGCTGGAGCGCAAGCACGAGGACCCCGAGGTGCTGGACGGCCTCTTCGACCTCGACCACCTCACCGCCCGGCTCCGCCGTTACGAGGAGAACCTGGTGATCCTCGCCGGCGGCTCCCCGCACCGGCGCTGGCGCAAGCCCGTTCCACTGCTGGACGTCATGCGCTCCGCCCAGGGCGAGGTGCAGGACTACCAGCGCGTGGTGCTGGACCTGGACGGCGCTCCGTGGCTCACGGAGCGGGCCGTCGGTCCGGTCTCCCATGTGCTCGCCGAGCTGATCGAGAACGCCCTCAGCTTCTCCAGGCCGCCGAGCCCCGTCGAGGTCAGGGCGGCCCGGGTGAGCCGGGGACTGGCCATCGAGGTCGAGGACCGCGGCCTCGGTATGGACGAGCAACAGCTGGCCGACGCCAACGAGCTGATGAGCCGTCCGCCCAGGATGGACGTGCTGGCGCACTCCGACGACATCCGGCTGGGCCTGTACGTGATCGCGCGCCTGGCCGACCAGCACGGGCTGCGGGTGGAGTTCCGGCCCTCGGCCTTCGGCGGCACCCGCGTCGTCGTGCTCGTCCCGGACGCGCTCACGGTCACCGAGCCGCGCACCGGCCCGGTGGGCGTACCGTCCCCGGAGGCCGCCCAGCCCCCCGCGCCCCCGATGCCCGCCGCGACCGGCGACGCGGAGGCGCTGCCCAGCCGGGGCCGCGGCCAGGCCCTCGCCGGGGTCACCGCGCTGCACGCCTCCGGCGCACCGTTCGACGCGGCGGCCCCGTACAGCGTGGCGGCCGAGCCCTTCCCGGGCGGGGACGGGCAGCAGCCGCTGCCCACACCCGGCGCCCCGGCGGAAGGCACCGCGGGCGCCCCGGCGGACGACCCGTTCGGCGGCTCCTTCAACGGCTCGTCCGACGGACGCGAGCACCCGTACCCGCCGTACACCGCACCTCTGCCCACGCCCGATCCCGCCCCCGTCCCCGGGACGTCTCCGTACGGGTCCGCCGGGCCGGTGTCGCCGTACGGCGGCTCCCAACAGGACCCGTACGACCGGGCCGAACAGCCGTACATGAAGGCCGAGGGCCAGTACCCCGTAACGCACCAGCCGTACCCGACGCCGGAGGAGCCGTACATGACTCCGCAGCAGCCGTACCCGGGCCAGTATCCGGCGGGCACCACCGGGGACCGGGGCGGGTTCCCGGTTCCCGGCCCCCGACTTCCGGAACCGGCCGCCGGGCATCCCGGGCGGCTGCCGGTGGCCGAGCCCGACCATCCGGCACCGCCGTCGTCCGCCACGGCCCCCGGCGGCGGGCCCGGCCGGCCCGCGCTGCCCGCCGCACCGGCCGCGGAACCCCCGTTGCCGCGCCGGGTACGGCAGGCCAGCCTCGCGGACGAACTGCGGCTCGACCCGGCCGCCGGGCCCGCCGCGCCGACGCCGCGGAGCCGGGACGAGAACCCGCTCCGGCGGCCGGCCCCCCGAAGGGCCGGAGCCGCGATCGGGGCCTTCCAGCGCCGGTCCCGCGCCGCACGCGCGACCGACGAACCGCCGACGGATCCCGGCCCGCCCGCCCACCTCCCCACGAGAGAAGAACGGTCATGA
- a CDS encoding ATP/GTP-binding protein: MTTSQAAPAAVKILIAGGFGVGKTTLVGAVSEVAPLRTEEFLTKASVGVDDLAGVGQKDTTTVALDFGRITVSPELVVYLFGTPGQERFWFMWNDLVNGALGGVVIADTRRLETSFASIDFFESRDIPFVVAINCFHGHNTRTADEVRAALDLDPHVPLLVGDVRERTFGRDVLLALVEHLMSLPVAVG, encoded by the coding sequence ATGACAACCAGTCAGGCGGCCCCGGCCGCCGTCAAGATACTGATCGCCGGCGGCTTCGGCGTCGGCAAGACCACCCTGGTGGGCGCCGTCAGTGAGGTCGCGCCCCTGCGTACCGAGGAGTTCCTGACCAAGGCCAGCGTCGGCGTCGACGATCTGGCCGGTGTCGGCCAGAAGGACACGACCACCGTGGCACTGGACTTCGGCCGGATCACGGTCAGTCCAGAGCTGGTCGTGTACCTCTTCGGCACACCGGGCCAGGAGCGCTTCTGGTTCATGTGGAACGACCTGGTGAACGGCGCGCTCGGCGGCGTCGTGATCGCCGACACCCGCCGGCTGGAGACCAGTTTCGCCTCGATCGACTTCTTCGAGAGCCGCGACATCCCGTTCGTGGTGGCGATCAACTGCTTCCACGGCCACAACACCCGCACCGCGGACGAGGTGCGGGCCGCGCTCGACCTCGATCCCCATGTCCCCCTGCTCGTCGGTGACGTGCGTGAACGGACGTTCGGCCGGGACGTGCTGCTGGCCCTGGTCGAACACCTGATGAGCCTGCCCGTCGCGGTCGGCTGA
- a CDS encoding Na+/H+ antiporter subunit A: MTALIVCHFVLAACAHPLVRRLGTRAFVVLALPPAATTCWALAQWDTAASGASVTWSWQWIPDYDVALGLRLDALAELMVLLAAGVGTLVLLYCASYFTDDTPQLAGFGGNLLAFTGAMLALVLADDLISLYVFWELTTVFSYLLIGYNSEHRHSRRSALQALTVTTFGGLAMLVGFLIIGQASGTYRISAILADPPRTSVAVSVAVVLILCGALSKSAIWPFSLWLPNAMAAPTPVSAYLHAAAMVKAGVYLVARLAPGFADVPVWRPVVMILGAATMLLGGWRALRLNDLKLVLAYGTVSQLGFLTLLAGIGNRDAALAAAVMILGHALFKAPLFLVTGIVDHAAGTRDLRRLSGVGRALPHVCAVAVIAAASMAALPPLLGFATKEAAFEALLHGDTADRWALGITVAGSMLTVAYTVRFVWGAFLRKPGVTDTPVHRVGWAFLAPPALLAACGLVLGPGVGWTDRLLSAYADAFPAPAHPYHLALWHGFGTALLLSAVAVAGGAALFAWRGEVTRLSRRIAWPTADNVFGHLLLGLERLSLQITGFVQRGSLSVYLATTLLVMLGGQLAVLATDRPWRGAAAPRLWDAPLQGAVAVLTCAAALLCLTVGRRMKAVVLAGLTGYGTALLFVVQGAPDLALTQFCVETVSMIVFVLVLRRMPVHFQESVSSWRRAVRIPVALAAAATLSVVVWVAAAARTARPAGAAMVEETAHHGLKDVVATILVDLRAWDTMGESAVLAAAAIGVTSLIYLHRRAEGAAAPPEREGHTAWSLTTPRLSGLPHGDEGAPERGWLAAGATLAPEHRSVVFEVVARLLFHPILVLSVYLLFCAENMPGGGFVAGLVAGVALIVRYLAGGRFELAEAAPLQPGLFTGLGLFLSTGVALLGLADGTVLHAWTYKGHLPVIGAYHFGTPVVFDFGVYLLVLGVVLDIVRALGAKVDRQIERAAAQEAMDRAAGRGPAPGTGGAG, translated from the coding sequence ATGACCGCGCTCATCGTCTGCCACTTCGTCCTGGCCGCGTGCGCCCATCCGCTGGTCCGGCGACTGGGCACGCGCGCGTTCGTCGTACTGGCCCTGCCGCCGGCCGCCACCACCTGCTGGGCCCTCGCCCAGTGGGACACCGCCGCCTCCGGCGCCTCTGTCACCTGGTCGTGGCAGTGGATCCCGGACTACGACGTCGCCCTCGGCCTGCGCCTGGACGCGCTGGCCGAACTGATGGTGCTGCTCGCGGCCGGTGTCGGCACGCTCGTCCTGCTCTACTGCGCCTCGTACTTCACCGACGACACCCCGCAACTGGCCGGATTCGGCGGGAACCTGCTCGCCTTCACCGGGGCGATGCTCGCCCTCGTCCTCGCCGACGACCTGATCTCGCTCTATGTGTTCTGGGAGCTGACCACGGTCTTCTCCTACCTCCTGATCGGCTACAACAGCGAGCACCGGCACAGCCGCAGGTCCGCCCTCCAGGCGCTCACCGTGACCACCTTCGGCGGCCTCGCCATGCTGGTCGGCTTCCTGATCATCGGTCAGGCGTCGGGTACCTACCGGATCTCCGCGATCCTCGCGGACCCGCCCCGCACGAGCGTCGCCGTCTCGGTGGCCGTGGTGCTGATCCTGTGCGGAGCGCTGTCCAAGTCCGCGATCTGGCCGTTCAGCCTCTGGCTCCCGAACGCCATGGCCGCGCCCACCCCGGTCAGCGCCTACCTGCACGCCGCCGCCATGGTCAAGGCCGGTGTCTACCTGGTCGCCCGCCTGGCACCCGGATTCGCCGATGTCCCCGTCTGGCGGCCCGTCGTGATGATCCTCGGCGCCGCGACCATGCTGCTCGGCGGCTGGCGGGCGCTGCGGCTCAACGACCTCAAACTCGTCCTCGCCTACGGCACCGTCAGCCAGCTCGGCTTCCTCACCCTGCTCGCCGGAATCGGCAACCGTGACGCGGCACTGGCCGCCGCCGTGATGATCCTCGGGCACGCCCTCTTCAAGGCGCCACTGTTCCTCGTCACCGGCATCGTCGACCACGCGGCCGGCACCCGGGACCTGCGCAGACTCTCCGGTGTCGGACGGGCGCTGCCGCACGTCTGCGCCGTCGCCGTGATCGCCGCCGCGTCCATGGCCGCGCTGCCCCCGCTGCTGGGCTTCGCCACGAAGGAGGCGGCCTTCGAGGCGCTGCTGCACGGTGACACCGCGGACCGGTGGGCGCTGGGCATCACCGTCGCCGGATCGATGCTGACCGTCGCCTATACGGTCCGGTTCGTCTGGGGAGCCTTCCTGCGCAAGCCCGGCGTCACCGACACGCCGGTCCACCGGGTCGGCTGGGCCTTCCTCGCCCCGCCCGCCCTGCTCGCCGCCTGCGGACTGGTCCTCGGCCCCGGCGTCGGGTGGACCGACCGCCTGCTGAGCGCCTACGCGGACGCCTTCCCGGCCCCCGCGCACCCCTACCACCTCGCGCTCTGGCACGGATTCGGCACCGCGCTGCTGCTCTCGGCCGTCGCCGTGGCGGGCGGCGCCGCGCTCTTCGCGTGGCGCGGCGAGGTCACCCGGCTCTCCCGGCGGATCGCCTGGCCGACCGCCGACAACGTCTTCGGGCATCTGCTGCTCGGCCTGGAGCGGCTCTCCCTCCAGATCACCGGCTTCGTCCAGCGCGGCTCGCTCTCCGTCTACCTCGCCACCACGCTGCTCGTGATGCTCGGCGGGCAGCTGGCCGTGCTCGCCACGGACCGGCCCTGGCGGGGAGCCGCCGCGCCCCGGCTCTGGGACGCACCGCTGCAAGGTGCGGTCGCCGTACTGACCTGCGCCGCGGCCCTGCTCTGCCTCACCGTCGGACGCCGCATGAAGGCCGTGGTGCTCGCCGGACTCACCGGATACGGGACCGCGTTGCTCTTCGTCGTCCAGGGCGCGCCCGACCTGGCGCTCACGCAGTTCTGCGTGGAGACCGTGTCGATGATCGTGTTCGTGCTGGTGCTGCGCCGGATGCCGGTGCACTTCCAGGAGTCGGTCAGCAGCTGGCGCCGTGCCGTGCGCATCCCGGTGGCACTGGCAGCGGCGGCCACCCTGAGCGTGGTGGTGTGGGTCGCGGCGGCGGCGCGCACCGCGAGGCCGGCGGGCGCCGCCATGGTCGAGGAGACCGCGCACCACGGCCTCAAGGACGTGGTGGCCACCATCCTGGTCGACCTGCGGGCCTGGGACACGATGGGGGAGTCCGCCGTGCTCGCCGCCGCCGCGATCGGTGTGACGAGCCTGATCTATCTGCACCGCCGGGCGGAGGGGGCCGCGGCGCCCCCGGAGCGGGAGGGGCACACCGCCTGGTCGTTGACCACGCCCCGGCTGTCGGGGCTGCCGCACGGCGACGAGGGGGCGCCGGAGCGCGGCTGGCTGGCGGCCGGCGCCACGCTCGCGCCCGAGCACCGCTCCGTCGTCTTCGAGGTGGTGGCCCGGCTGCTGTTCCACCCGATTCTGGTGCTCTCGGTGTACCTGCTGTTCTGCGCGGAGAACATGCCGGGCGGCGGCTTCGTCGCCGGACTGGTCGCCGGAGTCGCCCTGATCGTCCGCTACCTGGCGGGCGGCCGCTTCGAACTGGCCGAGGCAGCCCCGCTGCAGCCGGGACTCTTCACCGGCCTCGGCCTCTTCCTCTCCACCGGCGTCGCCCTGCTGGGCCTCGCCGACGGCACGGTCCTGCACGCCTGGACGTACAAAGGACACCTGCCGGTGATCGGGGCCTATCACTTCGGTACGCCGGTGGTCTTCGACTTCGGTGTCTATCTCCTGGTGCTGGGCGTGGTGCTGGACATCGTGCGGGCCCTCGGCGCGAAGGTCGACCGGCAGATCGAGCGGGCCGCCGCCCAGGAAGCCATGGACCGGGCCGCCGGACGCGGACCGGCACCCGGGACGGGAGGCGCGGGATGA
- a CDS encoding Na(+)/H(+) antiporter subunit C, with the protein MTVSASLLATAAVLCAVGGALMLTRPLTRILLGAVIAGNGINLLVLSSTGTAGREPLLYGVALSKVTDPLPQAIALTAIVITLATTAFLLAMAYRSHQLTGTDEVHDDLEDRRIVLRAEVLGERDELRERYRSESDRTDEERRRYRAERRRLRARLRADRALQARGRDASGDLWHDVLGADPEHYAATADGEGPAPGNPPGADPGPGPAPDSTPDDPNRPDDPNRGDTG; encoded by the coding sequence ATGACCGTCAGCGCCTCCCTCCTCGCGACCGCCGCGGTCCTGTGCGCGGTCGGCGGCGCCCTCATGCTCACCCGGCCGCTCACCCGGATCCTGCTGGGCGCGGTGATCGCGGGCAACGGCATCAACCTGCTCGTCCTGTCCTCCACCGGAACGGCCGGCCGCGAACCCCTGCTCTACGGCGTCGCGCTGAGCAAGGTCACCGATCCGCTGCCCCAGGCCATCGCCCTCACCGCCATCGTTATCACGCTCGCCACCACCGCGTTCCTCCTGGCCATGGCCTACCGCAGCCACCAGCTGACCGGTACGGACGAGGTCCACGACGACCTGGAGGACCGGCGCATCGTGCTGCGCGCCGAGGTACTGGGGGAGCGCGACGAACTGCGCGAGCGGTACCGGTCCGAGTCCGACCGCACCGACGAGGAACGCCGCCGCTACCGCGCGGAGCGCCGCCGGCTGAGAGCCAGACTGCGCGCCGACCGCGCCCTCCAGGCCCGCGGCCGGGACGCGTCAGGGGACCTCTGGCACGACGTCCTGGGCGCGGACCCGGAGCACTACGCGGCGACGGCCGACGGTGAAGGCCCCGCCCCCGGCAATCCTCCCGGCGCCGACCCGGGCCCCGGCCCCGCCCCCGACTCCACGCCCGACGACCCGAACCGGCCCGACGACCCGAACCGAGGAGACACCGGGTGA
- a CDS encoding roadblock/LC7 domain-containing protein encodes MTRTTATHQDLDWLLDGLVDSVAETLNAVLLSDDGLVVSHSRTVERADAERLAAICTGQQSLARGVGQLFNGGGVHQVIVELSDLWLFIISAAQGTHLAVVASQEVDAEIMSLAMHNLVLQVGQKLTTPVRGEFNAFGGGDGPHA; translated from the coding sequence ATGACACGCACAACCGCCACTCATCAGGACCTCGACTGGCTGCTCGACGGCCTCGTGGACTCGGTGGCCGAGACCCTGAACGCCGTGCTGCTGTCCGACGACGGCCTGGTGGTGAGCCACTCGCGCACCGTCGAGCGCGCGGACGCGGAGCGGCTGGCCGCCATCTGCACCGGCCAGCAGAGTCTGGCCCGGGGCGTCGGGCAGCTCTTCAACGGCGGCGGCGTGCACCAGGTGATCGTCGAACTGTCGGACCTGTGGCTCTTCATCATCTCGGCCGCCCAGGGCACGCACCTGGCCGTCGTCGCCTCCCAGGAGGTGGACGCCGAGATCATGTCGCTGGCCATGCACAACCTCGTCCTGCAGGTCGGCCAGAAGCTCACCACTCCGGTGCGCGGTGAGTTCAACGCCTTCGGCGGCGGGGACGGGCCGCACGCGTGA
- a CDS encoding Rid family hydrolase: protein MSSIHRINPAELSPPAGFSHAVTATGSRLVFLAGQTALDQRGDIVGTTLPEQFTAALTNLLAALRAAGGAPADLARVTVYATDVADYRANAAELGRIWRRLAGRDYPAMAVIGAVRLWDEQALVEIDGTAVLP from the coding sequence ATGAGCTCGATCCACCGCATCAACCCCGCCGAACTCTCGCCGCCCGCGGGGTTCTCGCACGCGGTCACCGCCACCGGGAGCCGGCTGGTCTTCCTGGCCGGACAGACCGCGCTCGACCAGCGCGGCGACATCGTCGGGACGACCCTGCCCGAGCAGTTCACCGCCGCGCTCACCAATCTGCTCGCCGCCCTGCGAGCGGCGGGCGGCGCCCCGGCGGACCTGGCCCGGGTCACGGTGTACGCCACCGACGTGGCCGACTACCGGGCGAACGCCGCGGAGCTGGGCCGGATCTGGCGGCGGCTGGCCGGCCGCGACTACCCCGCGATGGCGGTGATCGGGGCGGTACGGCTCTGGGACGAGCAGGCACTCGTCGAGATCGACGGGACGGCCGTGCTGCCCTGA
- a CDS encoding FAD-dependent monooxygenase: MATPLRVLVHGGGIGGLTLATALARRGHTVEVIELRDELDALGVGIIQPSNALHVMREIGVLDDCLKAGFEWEVLTIADPAGNTLAEIPQPRMDDAPSNNGIPRPALAQVLGNAAEAAGATIRFGATIAELTDDGQGVDVTLSDGSAGRWDLVVGFDGIGSPLRTRLYGERYAPQYTGFANWRVTVPRQERVRGVVMSTAGQAAKALLTPITEELMYLGTVFPESEDFRPDPTRSHEQLKERLPMFSGPVAEALAAVTGPENVVYSRISQVTVEEPWHVGRVVLAGDAAHASTPHIAQGAAMAVEDALVLAQSLDTAPDVATALDAWEERRRPRAMWVQAMSRAVLKQETGGETTPEEDELLKVGIPGAAHVLVKPY, from the coding sequence ATGGCAACACCCCTGCGCGTCCTGGTACACGGCGGCGGCATCGGCGGGCTGACGCTCGCCACCGCCCTGGCCCGGCGCGGCCACACCGTCGAGGTCATCGAGCTCCGCGACGAGCTCGACGCACTCGGCGTCGGCATCATCCAGCCGTCCAACGCGCTCCACGTCATGCGGGAGATCGGGGTGCTCGACGACTGCCTGAAGGCGGGCTTCGAGTGGGAGGTCCTGACCATCGCGGACCCGGCCGGGAACACCCTGGCGGAGATTCCGCAGCCCCGGATGGACGACGCGCCGTCCAACAACGGCATACCCCGCCCCGCGCTGGCCCAGGTGCTCGGCAACGCCGCCGAGGCGGCCGGCGCCACGATCCGCTTCGGCGCCACCATCGCGGAGCTCACGGACGACGGCCAGGGCGTGGACGTCACCCTGTCCGACGGCTCGGCCGGCCGCTGGGACCTGGTCGTCGGCTTCGACGGCATCGGCTCGCCGCTGCGCACCCGGCTGTACGGCGAGCGTTACGCCCCGCAGTACACGGGATTCGCCAACTGGCGTGTCACCGTGCCCCGTCAGGAGCGGGTGCGGGGTGTCGTGATGAGCACCGCGGGCCAGGCGGCCAAGGCGCTGCTCACCCCGATCACGGAAGAACTGATGTACCTGGGCACGGTGTTCCCGGAGTCCGAGGACTTCCGGCCCGACCCCACGAGGTCCCACGAGCAGCTCAAGGAGCGGCTGCCGATGTTCTCCGGCCCGGTCGCGGAGGCGCTCGCCGCGGTCACCGGACCCGAGAACGTGGTGTACTCGCGGATCTCCCAGGTGACCGTCGAGGAGCCGTGGCACGTCGGCCGGGTGGTACTGGCCGGTGACGCCGCGCACGCGAGCACCCCGCACATCGCGCAGGGTGCGGCGATGGCCGTGGAGGACGCGCTGGTGCTCGCCCAGTCGCTGGACACCGCGCCGGACGTCGCGACCGCGCTCGACGCCTGGGAGGAGCGCCGCCGTCCCCGTGCCATGTGGGTGCAGGCGATGTCGCGTGCCGTGCTCAAGCAGGAGACCGGCGGCGAGACGACGCCCGAGGAGGACGAGCTGCTGAAGGTCGGCATTCCGGGCGCGGCCCACGTGCTGGTGAAGCCGTACTGA
- a CDS encoding acyl-CoA dehydrogenase family protein encodes MTAFSLDPAQTAWCEELRTLAEHRLRPLAERGEPGRVNRPLVAALGELGLLDRLLGSGAMDLCLLRESLARGCTEAETALALQGLGSYPVVQAGTAAQRERWLPEVRAGRAVAAFALSEPGAGSDAAALALDAAPAPDGWRLTGEKCWISNAPEADFYTVFARTTRDAGARGVTAFLVPADRPGLTGSPLDMLSPHPIGALAFDGVPVTQDDVLGEVERGFRVAMNTLNLFRPSVGAFAVGMAAAALDATVEHTATRTAFGGPLANLQAVSHQVAEMATRTEAARLLVHAAAAAYDAGEPGVPRRAAMAKLFATETAQYVVDTAVQLHGARALRRGHLLEHLYREVRAPRIYEGASEVQRTIIAKELYANREPSA; translated from the coding sequence ATGACGGCATTCTCGCTCGATCCGGCCCAGACCGCCTGGTGCGAGGAACTGCGCACCCTCGCGGAGCATCGGCTGCGCCCGCTGGCGGAGAGGGGCGAGCCCGGCCGGGTCAACCGTCCGCTGGTCGCCGCCCTCGGTGAGCTCGGGCTGCTGGACCGGCTGCTGGGCTCCGGTGCCATGGACCTCTGCCTGCTGCGTGAGTCCCTCGCCCGGGGCTGCACGGAGGCCGAGACCGCGCTTGCGCTCCAGGGCCTCGGCAGCTACCCCGTCGTCCAGGCGGGCACGGCGGCGCAGCGGGAACGCTGGCTGCCGGAGGTCCGGGCGGGCCGCGCCGTCGCCGCGTTCGCGCTCAGCGAGCCGGGGGCGGGGTCCGACGCGGCGGCCCTGGCGCTCGACGCCGCGCCCGCGCCGGACGGCTGGCGGCTGACCGGCGAGAAGTGCTGGATCTCCAACGCCCCGGAGGCCGACTTCTACACCGTGTTCGCCCGTACGACGCGGGACGCCGGAGCCCGCGGCGTCACCGCGTTCCTGGTCCCGGCCGACCGTCCGGGGCTGACCGGCAGCCCCCTCGACATGCTCTCGCCGCACCCGATCGGGGCCCTCGCCTTCGACGGTGTACCGGTCACCCAGGACGATGTGCTGGGCGAGGTGGAGCGGGGCTTCCGGGTCGCCATGAACACCCTCAACCTGTTCCGGCCGAGCGTCGGGGCCTTCGCCGTCGGCATGGCCGCGGCCGCCCTGGACGCCACCGTGGAGCACACCGCGACCCGTACCGCGTTCGGCGGCCCGCTCGCGAACCTCCAGGCCGTCTCGCACCAGGTCGCCGAGATGGCCACCCGCACAGAGGCCGCCCGGCTGCTGGTCCACGCGGCGGCCGCCGCCTACGACGCGGGGGAGCCGGGCGTCCCGCGCCGTGCCGCCATGGCGAAGCTGTTCGCGACCGAGACCGCGCAGTACGTCGTGGACACCGCCGTCCAGCTGCACGGCGCCCGCGCCCTGCGCAGGGGCCACCTGCTCGAACACCTCTACCGGGAGGTCCGCGCCCCGCGGATCTACGAGGGCGCCAGCGAGGTGCAGCGCACGATCATCGCCAAGGAGCTGTACGCGAACCGGGAGCCGTCCGCATGA
- a CDS encoding DUF742 domain-containing protein, translating into MTPHWEDEEEDGAGTMVRPYTITRGRTAPERDDFTLITVLTTAHDPRDEHGAAARPGRLQPEHRMILERCLRPAAVAEVSADLNLPVSVTKILLADLVSHGLLLARAPLSVARAAGGADMGVLAAVRDGLRRL; encoded by the coding sequence GTGACCCCGCACTGGGAGGACGAGGAGGAGGACGGGGCGGGCACCATGGTGCGCCCGTACACCATCACCCGTGGCCGGACCGCTCCCGAGCGGGACGACTTCACCCTCATCACCGTGCTGACGACCGCACACGACCCGCGGGACGAACACGGGGCGGCGGCCCGGCCCGGCCGGCTCCAGCCGGAGCACCGGATGATCCTGGAGCGCTGCCTGCGTCCCGCGGCGGTCGCCGAGGTCTCGGCCGACCTCAACCTCCCGGTCTCGGTGACCAAGATCCTGCTGGCGGACCTGGTGTCCCACGGCCTGTTGCTCGCCCGCGCCCCGCTCTCGGTGGCACGGGCGGCCGGCGGTGCGGACATGGGCGTGCTGGCCGCTGTTCGCGACGGACTCCGGAGACTCTGA